GCCCTGGTTCTTGGACTCGCCGGACGTGTCCGCGTCGCGGTTCGTCCCCGAGGTGGAGGGGGTGTTCGGCTTGTCGTCCTGGGTCCCCTTGGGCGTGTTGCCCGTGGTGACGCCGCCGCCCTGCTGGTGCCCTTCCTTCAATCCCGACATCGTTCCTCCTGATCGCGAAGTTCTGCTCTGGCGAATGGGATGCGCCGGGAACGCAAGAGTTGTTCCCGCAACAGGATACCGGAACCCCGCCATGATGCTGCCCGACCCCTGACAGGAGCGGAAATCGCAAGAACCGGACGGCGCGCCGGGAGGCCGGAACGGGGGAGTTGCGCGTACCGCGCGGCGGCCTTACGTTCGCTTCAGAGCGCTGGACTGGAGGGGAGCGGCTGGATCGCCGCGCCCTTTCGCACGTGTCGCGGTCCGGAGGAGGTGGGTCCATGAAGATTTGCGATCCGCACAACGAAGCCGCGCCCCAACGACGCTCCATCCGGAACGCCCCGTAGCCTGCATGCTGCGAGGCGTTTTCTGTATCATCCACCCAGGGAGGTCGGGATGCTCGATTCCGGAATGATCAACAAGATCCAGAAGGCCAAGCAGTACGCATCGGAGCCCGAGCGGATCCACTTCGAGAGCCTCCGCGCGGCGATCGACGGCAACAACGGGAACCACCAGGTGGAGTTCACGGACGGGCACTGGCGCTGCGACTGCGACTACTTCTCGCACCACCGCGTGTGCAGCCACACCATGGCGATGGAGCGCGTCCTGGGGAAGATGGCCCCCGCCGAAGTCGCGGCGATCCCGGCGGTCTGAACGAACGGCCTCACACGGAGCCGCGGAGGAGACGGAAAGAAAAGAGAGGGGGCTCTTTGTGCCTCGCGGTTCGCTCCGGGCCCTCTGCGTGATGCTTTACGCCGCCCGATGAACGCGGCAAGGCCCCCGCGATCCGGTATCGCGGGGGCCTCGTTCATCCAACCAGGCCAGCGCGCCGGCGGGTTGGGTACAGTGCCGATCGTTCGATCGCCCAGCTGATCGTGGCGGAGCCGAGCGGAATGGTGCGCCGCGAAATCCTTGCGGTTGAGGCGAAAGTCTGGCTACTTACGGGGGCAGGTTCCGGAGAAGCCCAGGGACCGTGTCCATCTAAAAGGCAGGTCCTCCGCTGGGGGGGTCGTGCCATGGCTCCCGGCACCAGCCCCCAGCCTCAGTCCCAAATCCCAGCTTTTCCCTTCGATGCCCGTCCCCATCTCCCGCGCCCTGATCGACTTCGTCCTGCTGGGCTCCATCCACGACCGGCGCCAGCTGCAGGACTCACCCATCCTGGCAGACGTCTGGCAGAAGTTCGCGAGCGAGCCCGGCAAGCCCGTCGAGCTGCTGATCGCCCCGGCCCGTGAAGCGACGGCGCCCGACGCGGCCGTCGCGATCGACGAGCAGATCGAGCGCCGCGGGGGCCAGGCGCCTTCGGCCGAAGTCGCGCCGCTGCACGGCATCGTGGCCGCGTGCCTCTATTTCAGCGAAGTGCTGGACGTCATCGTGCCGATGACCGACTGGTGGCACAGCGACCGCATCCAGAAGCAGCTGCACGACCACATCGTGACGCGGCAACACCCCCCCGGCGCCGCCGAGGAGGCGAGCCACCGCCAGGAGCGAATCGTGGCGGCCATCCTTGCGCAGGCGCGAGACAACAGCTTCGAGGGCACGCTGGACGAAGACCTGCTCCCCGCGCTGGACCGCTTTCTCGCGCTGGCCGGGCTGATGCTGTGGGCCGCCGACGCCCCTGACCCGCTGCCCCGGAAGGGCGGCGAGCCGGAGGGTGGCCTCACCAGGGCACTGGAAGGGGTGGAGGAGAAAGAAGTCAGGGAGAAGGTGGTCGCCCTGCTGGAGAGGCTCACGGAGGAGAAGCCCGACAAGAAGAAGTCGAAGCTCGTCTATCAGGTGTCGCTCAATCGGGCCGCCACGCCGGCGCTGGAGCGCTCCGTCCCCGCCGTGAAGGCAGACGCGGCGCGGCGCCTGTTCGGCGTGGAGTGCAACAAGATCGCGTGGGCGGTGCTCGACTCCGGTATCCAGGGTGACCATGTCGCGTTCCAGGACGCGGGCGGAACAACCCGCGTACAGCAGAGCTTCGACTTCGCGAACATCCGCAAGATCGTCAGCCTGGACAATTTCAGGGAGGACGTGCGCGCCGAGAGGCTGAAGGACTTGCTCCCCGCACACCTGAAGAACCCTCCCGAAAGCGAAGAGGCGGCACTCGACGCGCTCAAGCGGCTGGCGGAGGACGCCAGGAACAGTCGGTCGATCCAGTGGGAGCTGGTGCAGCGGTTCGTCGAGATCAAGACGGACCACCGCCCTCCCAGCGACCACGGCACGCACGTGGCGGGGATCATCGGCGGCAGGAAGCCCCCCTCCGACAAGTCCGCCAGCGCCGCTCCGCCCGCCACCTTGGGAGAGGGGACCGGCACCGCGCAGGCCGTCGCGGCGGTGACGCGTGCGCCTGACCCCGACGCGGTGGACGGGATGTGCCCGGACATCCAGCTGTACGACTTTCGGGTGCTCGCGCCGGACCTGAAGCAGACGGAGTTCGCGATCATCGCCGCGCTGCAGTTCATCCGCTTTCTGAACGCCCGTACCGACCACACCACCGTCCATGGCGCCAACCTGAGCCTTTCCATTCCCCACAACGTGCGCAACTACGCGTGCGGGCGCACTCCCATCTGCATGGAGTGCGAGCGCCTGGTGGAGAGCGGCGTGGTGGTGGTGGCCGCCGCCGGCAACAACGGCTACCAGAGCTTCGAGACCGGCAACGGGTCGTACGAAGGATACGCGGCGTACAGCATCACCGACCCCGGGAACGCCGACGCGGTGATCACCGTGGGGGCCACGCACCGGCATGCGCCGCACACCTACGGGGTGAGCTTCTTCTCCAGCCGCGGCCCCACCGGCGACGGCCGCTCCAAGCCGGATCTGGTGGCACCCGGCGAGCGCATCCGCGGGCCGTTCCGCCAGGGGTGGGACGACCTGGACGGAACCAGTATGGCGGCGCCGCACGTGAGCGGGGCGGCGGCGATGCTGATGGCGCGCTACTCGGAGTTCATCGGGCAGCCGCGCCGCATCAAGACCATCCTCTGTTCCAGCGCCACCGACCTGGGGCGCGAGCGCGGGTTCCAGGGGAACGGGATGCTGGACGTGCTGCGGGCTTTCCAGAGCGTGTAGCGTAAACCACCCGAGGCGATCGACATGATCTTTACCCTGGACGTGCGCCGGGCCCGCAAGGGCGACTGCATGCTGCTGCACTATGGCACGGCCGATGAGCCCGCGCTGGCCGTGATCGACGGCGGTCCCGCGGGCGTGTACGAGCCGCACCTGAAGCCGCGGCTGCTGGAGATCAGGAACGCGCGAGGCGTGGGCGACGGCGAGCAGTTGCCCGTCGATCTGCTGATGGTGAGCCACGTGGACGACGATCACATCCGCGGCATCCTGGATCTGACCAAGGAGGAGATCGACCGCAAGAATGCGCAGGAGCCCCGGTTGCTGAGCGTGATGAGCTTCTGGCACAACAGCTTCGACGCCATCATCGACCACACGCCCGACGAACTGACGTCGACGTTCACGACCAAGTTCGGCGAGGCCTCGGCGGGGGGCGCGACGCTGTCCGACGATGCTCTGCTGGCGGTGGAGATGGAGTCGGACGCGGAGTCCGAGGTCGTGCTCAGCGGGCTCAAGGTGCTCGCCAGCATCGCGCAGGGCTTTCGCCTGCGGCTGGACGCGGAGGCGCTCGGGTACCCCTCCAATCCGGACTTCGGCGGAAAGCTCATTCTGGCGCGGGAAGGCGCCGGCACCATCGACGTCGGGGGCGGACTCACGCTCACCGTCGTCGGCCCGCTGCACGCCGAGCTCGCCGAGCTCCACGAGAAGCACGTGGAGTGGCTGAAGCAGCTGGAGCGCGAGGGAAAATCGCCCGAATCGGCGCTGGCGGCGTACGTGGACGAGTCGGTGGCGAACCTTTCCAGCATCGTCGTGCTCGCCGAAACCGAGGGCAAGCGGATGCTGATGACCGGCGATGCGCGAGGAGACAAGGTTCTCGAGGGTCTCGAGATGCTGGGGCTGCTGCAGCCGGGCGGGACAATGGAGGTGGACGTGCTCAAGGTTCCGCACCACGGCAGCGCCAACAACCTGGATGATGATTTCTTTGAGCGGATCATCGCCCACCACTACGTGTTTTCCGGTAACGGCGAGCACGGCAACCCGGAGCGGGAAGCGCTGGAGATGCTGTTCCGCGCGCGCGGCGACGAGCCGCTGGTGGTGCACCTGACCTACCCGGTGGAGGAGATCGACGCGGAGCGGAAGAAGGATTGGCAGGCGGCGCAGGCGAAGGAGCGAAAGAAGCAGGCGAAGAAGCCGGATGCGAAGGTCCGGGAGGACTGGTCGGACGAGCGGCACAGCCTACAGGGATTTCTGGAGCAGACCCGGCTCGCTGCGGGCCAGGAGGTGCGCATCGTCCCCATTGAGGAACCGCACCTGATCGAGTTGCT
This is a stretch of genomic DNA from Longimicrobium sp.. It encodes these proteins:
- a CDS encoding S8 family serine peptidase, with the protein product MPVPISRALIDFVLLGSIHDRRQLQDSPILADVWQKFASEPGKPVELLIAPAREATAPDAAVAIDEQIERRGGQAPSAEVAPLHGIVAACLYFSEVLDVIVPMTDWWHSDRIQKQLHDHIVTRQHPPGAAEEASHRQERIVAAILAQARDNSFEGTLDEDLLPALDRFLALAGLMLWAADAPDPLPRKGGEPEGGLTRALEGVEEKEVREKVVALLERLTEEKPDKKKSKLVYQVSLNRAATPALERSVPAVKADAARRLFGVECNKIAWAVLDSGIQGDHVAFQDAGGTTRVQQSFDFANIRKIVSLDNFREDVRAERLKDLLPAHLKNPPESEEAALDALKRLAEDARNSRSIQWELVQRFVEIKTDHRPPSDHGTHVAGIIGGRKPPSDKSASAAPPATLGEGTGTAQAVAAVTRAPDPDAVDGMCPDIQLYDFRVLAPDLKQTEFAIIAALQFIRFLNARTDHTTVHGANLSLSIPHNVRNYACGRTPICMECERLVESGVVVVAAAGNNGYQSFETGNGSYEGYAAYSITDPGNADAVITVGATHRHAPHTYGVSFFSSRGPTGDGRSKPDLVAPGERIRGPFRQGWDDLDGTSMAAPHVSGAAAMLMARYSEFIGQPRRIKTILCSSATDLGRERGFQGNGMLDVLRAFQSV